From Sediminibacterium sp. TEGAF015, a single genomic window includes:
- a CDS encoding DUF2200 domain-containing protein, translated as MSTTSHHDERIAKMSFASVYPLYVAKIEKKGRSVTELNTIIEWLTGYSVEQINQLITNKVSFAEFFSKAQLNPNATLITGTICGYRIEDIENQLTREVRYLDKVVDELAKGKKLEKIMRQNLFSNTPKI; from the coding sequence ATGTCTACTACCAGCCATCACGATGAAAGAATAGCAAAAATGAGTTTTGCTTCAGTCTATCCACTTTATGTGGCTAAGATTGAAAAAAAAGGAAGATCCGTTACAGAATTAAATACAATCATTGAGTGGTTAACTGGTTATTCAGTAGAACAAATTAATCAACTGATTACCAACAAAGTAAGTTTTGCTGAATTCTTTTCAAAAGCTCAACTTAACCCCAATGCTACTTTAATTACAGGCACGATTTGCGGATATAGAATTGAAGACATTGAGAATCAATTAACCAGAGAAGTAAGATACCTAGACAAAGTGGTAGATGAATTGGCAAAAGGAAAAAAACTAGAGAAAATTATGCGCCAAAATCTGTTTTCCAATACGCCTAAAATTTAA
- the argS gene encoding arginine--tRNA ligase yields the protein MQPEIVKIMSVVNQIKLAAASSIQALYGESVTADQVLVNQTKPEFEGDYTVVLFAFVKTLRKSPEQLGKELGDYLVNQYPSLFSSYNLVKGFLNLTIPEVYWSEKLAGNYANTCYGFAPLNGNKVMVEYSSPNTNKPLHLGHLRNNFLGRSIAEILKATGNEVVKTCIVNDRGIHICKSMIAWQRYANGATPASTGKKGDHFVGDYYVRFNDAYKAEMADLKAKGLTDEQAEKEAPIMKEAQQMLLDWEAGKPEVIQLWKEMNSWVYEGFDTTYKRIGTDFDKIYYESNTYLLGKDLVDKGLDQKVFYQKEDQSVWIDLTGDGLDEKLVRRKDGTSVYITQDIGLAEQKQKEFNAQQSIYVVGDEQNYHFKVLKLICQKLQLPSADGIYHLSYGMVELPTGKMKSREGTVVDADDLVDEMIRIAREKTEELGKVNDFTEEERVALYDTIGLGALKFFLLRVDPKKKMIFNPEESIDFHGFTGPFIQYTYARISSILRKLQYTPDTKLTPDDSVTFTPLEKELMVALEQFPETLQDAAKEQDPSKVAIYIYTIAKIFSSFYAEHSIANAESTSKQQLRIMLSVLTATTIKNGMEVLGIKVPERM from the coding sequence TTGCAACCCGAAATTGTTAAGATTATGAGTGTGGTCAATCAAATAAAACTGGCAGCGGCCAGCAGTATACAGGCACTATACGGAGAATCCGTTACTGCAGATCAGGTATTGGTAAATCAAACCAAGCCTGAATTTGAAGGAGATTATACTGTGGTATTGTTTGCTTTTGTAAAAACACTCAGGAAATCACCCGAACAATTGGGTAAAGAGCTGGGAGACTATCTTGTGAACCAATATCCATCTTTGTTTTCCAGCTACAACCTGGTTAAAGGCTTTTTAAATCTAACCATTCCGGAAGTATATTGGTCAGAGAAGTTGGCTGGTAATTACGCCAATACTTGCTACGGTTTTGCTCCGCTTAATGGAAATAAGGTAATGGTGGAGTACTCCTCTCCCAACACGAATAAACCTTTACATCTGGGGCATTTGAGAAATAATTTTCTTGGAAGAAGCATTGCAGAAATTTTAAAAGCTACCGGAAATGAAGTAGTAAAAACCTGTATTGTGAATGACAGGGGCATACATATCTGTAAAAGTATGATTGCCTGGCAGCGATACGCCAATGGAGCTACGCCTGCAAGTACAGGGAAAAAAGGCGATCATTTTGTTGGAGATTACTATGTAAGGTTCAATGATGCCTATAAAGCTGAAATGGCAGATCTTAAAGCAAAAGGACTAACAGATGAACAGGCCGAAAAAGAAGCGCCCATAATGAAAGAAGCCCAGCAAATGTTGTTGGACTGGGAAGCCGGAAAGCCTGAAGTTATTCAGTTGTGGAAAGAGATGAACAGTTGGGTTTATGAAGGATTTGATACCACATATAAAAGAATTGGTACTGACTTCGATAAAATTTATTACGAGAGTAATACGTATTTATTAGGTAAGGATCTGGTAGATAAAGGACTGGATCAAAAAGTGTTTTATCAAAAAGAAGATCAGAGTGTTTGGATTGATTTAACCGGAGATGGCTTAGATGAAAAGCTCGTTAGAAGAAAAGATGGCACTTCAGTTTATATAACACAAGACATTGGTCTTGCTGAACAAAAGCAAAAGGAGTTCAATGCTCAACAGAGTATTTATGTGGTTGGTGATGAGCAGAATTATCATTTTAAAGTATTAAAACTGATTTGTCAGAAGCTACAATTACCATCTGCAGATGGAATATATCACCTTAGTTATGGTATGGTTGAATTGCCAACCGGCAAAATGAAAAGCCGGGAAGGTACGGTGGTAGACGCAGATGACCTGGTTGATGAAATGATTCGAATTGCCCGGGAGAAAACCGAGGAGTTGGGGAAGGTCAATGACTTTACGGAAGAAGAAAGAGTGGCATTGTATGATACTATTGGATTGGGAGCTTTGAAATTCTTCCTTCTTAGGGTAGATCCAAAGAAAAAAATGATTTTTAATCCAGAGGAAAGCATCGATTTTCATGGATTTACAGGGCCTTTTATTCAATATACCTATGCAAGAATCAGCAGTATTCTCAGGAAATTACAATATACTCCAGATACCAAGCTGACTCCGGATGATTCGGTTACTTTTACTCCACTTGAAAAGGAACTAATGGTGGCATTGGAACAGTTTCCTGAAACATTGCAGGATGCAGCTAAAGAACAGGATCCTTCAAAAGTTGCCATTTACATTTATACGATTGCCAAAATTTTCAGTTCTTTCTACGCTGAACATTCCATTGCCAATGCTGAAAGTACTAGCAAACAGCAATTACGAATTATGTTATCTGTATTAACAGCAACAACAATTAAAAACGGAATGGAAGTACTGGGAATTAAAGTACCCGAAAGGATGTAA